A single window of Archangium gephyra DNA harbors:
- a CDS encoding pyridoxamine 5'-phosphate oxidase family protein, which produces MNTLPASERITVRRLPQRASYEEAAIQAILDAGLMAHVGLAVDGQPYVIPMVYGRLGRNLYLHGATVSRIARQLAQGIPVCFTVTLLDGLVMARSAFHHSMNYRSVVVLGTAALVTDEAEKTQALEAITDHVLRGRWAEVRPPNAQEMKATSVLRLPLEEASAKVRTGPPKDDEEDLALDCWAGVIPLRLVALPPEDAPELREGIRPPESILEYRRS; this is translated from the coding sequence ATGAACACACTCCCCGCCAGTGAACGCATCACCGTCCGCCGCCTCCCCCAGCGAGCCTCCTATGAGGAAGCGGCCATCCAGGCCATTCTCGATGCGGGCCTGATGGCCCACGTGGGCCTGGCGGTGGACGGCCAGCCCTACGTGATTCCCATGGTGTACGGACGGCTCGGACGGAACCTGTACCTCCACGGAGCCACGGTGAGCCGGATCGCCCGGCAGCTCGCCCAGGGCATTCCGGTGTGCTTCACCGTGACGCTGCTGGATGGGCTCGTGATGGCGCGCTCCGCGTTCCACCACAGCATGAACTACCGCTCGGTGGTGGTGCTGGGCACCGCGGCGCTGGTGACGGACGAGGCGGAGAAGACCCAGGCGCTGGAGGCGATCACGGATCACGTCCTGCGCGGCCGCTGGGCCGAGGTGCGTCCTCCCAACGCGCAGGAGATGAAGGCGACGTCCGTGCTGCGGCTGCCCCTGGAGGAGGCCTCGGCGAAGGTGCGCACCGGACCGCCCAAGGACGACGAGGAGGATCTGGCACTGGACTGCTGGGCGGGGGTGATTCCGCTGCGGCTCGTGGCGCTTCCACCCGAGGACGCCCCGGAGCTGCGCGAGGGCATCCGTCCCCCCGAGTCCATCCTGGAGTACCGGCGCTCCTGA
- a CDS encoding TetR/AcrR family transcriptional regulator codes for MGRISGARNRNHDETRSRLLASVAQQILVSGGSHPSLRVLAEGAGVDPGTLRHYFGDRQGVVEAAFEYLLKFGQERQAWAKSLGELPARAAFTQLLGQIAAAWSGGLGGMHAAGFAEGMADSGLGQIYVSSILEPTLRSVEELLIVFHTRGELSVPDARVAALALMSPVLLALFHQHQLQGRRCRPLVLESFIEQHLDGFLKGYAKS; via the coding sequence ATGGGAAGGATATCGGGAGCCCGCAACCGCAATCATGACGAGACGCGCTCGCGGCTGCTGGCGAGCGTGGCGCAGCAGATCCTCGTGTCGGGCGGCTCGCACCCGAGTCTGCGCGTGCTGGCGGAGGGCGCCGGAGTGGACCCCGGGACGCTGCGGCACTACTTCGGTGATCGTCAGGGCGTGGTGGAGGCCGCCTTCGAGTACCTGTTGAAGTTCGGACAGGAGCGCCAGGCCTGGGCGAAGTCCCTGGGGGAGCTGCCGGCGAGAGCGGCCTTCACGCAGCTGCTCGGGCAGATCGCCGCCGCGTGGTCGGGGGGGCTGGGCGGCATGCACGCCGCGGGCTTCGCCGAGGGCATGGCCGACTCAGGGCTCGGGCAGATCTACGTGTCGTCGATCCTCGAGCCCACGCTGCGCTCCGTCGAGGAGTTGCTGATCGTCTTCCACACGCGAGGAGAGCTGTCCGTGCCGGATGCGCGGGTGGCCGCGCTCGCGTTGATGTCTCCGGTGCTGCTGGCGCTCTTCCACCAGCATCAGTTGCAGGGCCGCCGTTGCCGTCCGCTCGTCCTGGAGAGCTTCATCGAGCAGCACCTGGACGGCTTCTTGAAGGGTTACGCGAAGAGCTAG